In Myxococcales bacterium, the DNA window CCCACGGAGGGCGCCTTCCCGTGGTCCGTCCCGGCGGTGCGCGCGTTCGAGCGCCTCGAGCTCTCCCCGGGGGTCACGTTCTTCGTCGGCGAGAACGGCTCGGGCAAGTCGACGTTGCTCGAGGCCATCGCGCTCGCGGCTGAAATACCGGGGCTCGCTCCCGCCCCTCCCGAAGCCGACGTCACCCTGGCGAAGCAGCTCGAGCTCGCGCGGTACCTGCGCCTCGCGTGGACGGCGCGCTCGCGTCGCGGCCTCTACCTCCGCGCCGAGAGCTACTACCTCGCGCTCCACGCGCAGGCACGGAACGAGGCGCGCGTCCTCCGTGAGCGCGTGCAAGCTGAGAACCCCGCGTGGATGCCGGCCCGTGTGCCGCTCCCCGGGGAGGCGGTGCACGTGGACGAGCTCTCGGCCGAGCCCTACTTCGCGGCGATGGACGCGCGCTCCCACGGCGAGTCGTTCCTCGGCACCCTCGAACGAAAGGTGTCGGGCCCCGGGCTCTACCTCCTGGACGAGCCCGAGAGCCCCCTCTCTCCGAAGCGCCAGATCACGCTGCTCAAGCACCTCCGCGCGGCGGTTCGGGGTGGCTCCCAGATCGTCATCGCGACGCACTCGCCCATCTTGCTCGCGCTGCCGGGCGCCAAGATCGTGTCGTTCGACACCGTGCCGCCGAGCGTGGTCGCCTACGAGGACCTCGAGCACGTGAAGGTCGTCCGAGACTTCTTGCGCGATCCGGCGGCCGCCCTCGAGGAGTGACTCCCAACGAAAACGGCTGGATTCGTGGCGTTTGGTCGTCTCCGAAGCACAGCCGGTGGTGCCTTGAAGCACAGCCGGAGGTGCCTTGGAGCACACCCGGAGGTGCGCTCGCGCTTCAGAGATCGAGCCTCGCTCGAAGCGCGTCGAGGTCTCCTGCGGAAGAACCGTGACCGAGCGCCGCGAGGGCGGCGAGGAGCGTCTTGGCCTCGGCGCGGTTCTCCTTGGCCGAGAGCGCCCGTCGCGTCGCAGGAAGACGAAAGGCCGCGGCCACCGTGCGCGCGAGCAGAGCTACCGGCGTACGCGCTACGAGATCGAGCGTCGATGGCTCGATCGCGAAGCCCTCGCGCGCGATCGCGAGCCCCGCGTGCATCGCGCGAGCGACGAGCCGCGCGTCGTCTCCCGTGAGCCCGCGCGGACCTGCGAGGGCCCCGGCCGCCATCAGCGGGGCCATGAACGCCGCATGGGTCGTGAGCCACGCCTCGATGTCGTGCGCGCGCGCCGTCGGGATGCCGGCGGCCTCCAGGGTTGCCTCGAGCTCCGAGAGCCCCAGAGGATCGTCCGACCCGAGCGCACCCACCGTGGTGATCTGCGCGAAGCGGAGCGCCCTCGGGACGACGTGCGCGTCGAGGATCCCGTCGTCGTCGAGCGAGGCCACGATCGCCGGGAAAACCCAGGCTCCACGCGCGGCTCCCGCCGCACGCCGGGCCGCGTCGAGGGGGCCCACCGCGTTCACGACGAAGGCGACGAGCGGGGCCCGCGACCGCGCCGCGATAGGCAACGCGGCCTCGAGGCTCTGCGCGCGCACGGCGACGATCAGCGCGTCGTCGGAGACGGATGGCTCGTCGACCTCGGTGGACACGGTGACCCGCGCCTCGAGGCCGTCACGCGTGACGATGGCCCCGGCCGCACGCCGGAGCGCTTCGAGCCTCGGGCCGCGCGCGACGAGCGTGACCTGTGCTCCGGCCCGGGCGAGCCGATGTGCGAAGGTCGTCCCGATCGCGCCCGCGCCGAGGATGCGGACACGCACGGCTCAGTACGGCTTGCGGCCGTTGAAGTTGCCGGGCGGGCTGTAGTTGCAGACCCAAAACTCCCACGCGCCGCCGCCGAACGGGCTGTTCGTCGTGCAGCGCTGGGCCGCGCAGCCGACCTTCACGCTCTCGCGCCAGACGACCTGCGTGTAGTGTCCACATACCCCGGAGCACTGGTTCGTGGCGTAGGTGTAGTTCTTCGCCTCGCTCGCCCAGCTGTCGACCACGGCCTTCGGCGACTTCATCGTGCTGCCGCCGCCGCCGGCCGCGTAGATGTTCTCGCCGCGCTGCCCGCGCTGCGGGTTGTGGGCGAACACGCATTTGGCGGCGTAGGCCTTCGCGACGGCGGCGTCCTCGTCGGACCACTGCATGTTCGCGAGGGGCGGGCTCGCCGCGGGCTGCACCCCCGCGCGGACGGCGTTGTGCGCGGCGACGATGCCGTTCAACGCGGCGTCACTCGGCTCTGCGCCCGGAGGCGTAGGCGGGGCGGGCGGCGTCGTGCCGGTGCCGGTCGGGGTCGTCGTGGGGTTCGCGGTGGGGTTCGACGTCGGGGTGCCCGGCGCGTCCGTGCCCGTGGCCGTCGCGGTGGGCGAGGTCCCTCCTCCACCGAGCAGCGTGGGATCGTCGCTGCATGCGACCAGAACGACCGACACGACCAGGATCGAAGCGGCGACGCGAGGCATACCCATGAGACTCAGGATAGAGGGCCGCGGTCCGCACGCCAGGACCGAATGGTGCCCCTCGGGTCACCGATGCGTCTCATAGGGGCCAATGTAGGACAGGCGGAAAATTCCGTTGTCTCGCTACTTTGCGCACCCTCCCGCGACGACCGGCGCGAGCAGCCGGGCCGGATCCTCGTGGGGGCGCGCCTTCTGGAACGTGGGCTTCGCGGCGACGAGCGTCTTCATGAAGCGCGGCCAGGAAGCACCGCAGGTGGCGAACAAGGCCTCGAGCTCCTTCTGCCCCGAGCCGTACGTCTCGTACTGCACGAGCGAGGCGTTGGTGAGCTCGCGCCGCGCGTGGGTCGCTTCGCGGAGCTTCGTGAGGACGTCGAGCTTCTTCGCGAGCTTCTCGGCGGGTGTGGCGCGCGACGCGTAGATCCCCTCGAGCTCTTTGTAGGCCGCGCTCATCTTTGCGCCGCGCTCGTCGATGAAGGCCTCGAGCTCGTCGTACGCGCGGAGCTCCGAAGAGCTCGGGCCGCGCGCCTCCGTGAGGAAGACGCGCGCCAAGTGCTCCCCGACGAACGACGCGACGCTCTCGTTGAGCGTGCTCTGCCCCGGGACGAAGTACGTCGCGTGGAGAGACTCGTGCAAGATCGTGTCGGCGAGCTCCCCGAGCGCGGCGTCTCCCTCGACGAACATGGTCGAGATGACCGGGTCGTCGAAGAAGCCGAGCGTCGAGTAGGCCGGCGCGGGCCGCATGTCGACGTCCCACCCTTCGTGGGCGAGCTCGGTCGCGTAGGCGCGGGCCTCGTCCTTCTTGAACCAACCGAGGTAGGTGATGCTCCCCGTGATCGGGAACGACCAGGTCTTCGACAGGAAGGACAGCGGCTCGCACGCCGACACGACCCACACCACCGCGTCGCGTTCGAGGTGCACGTAGGTGCGGTAGCTCTCGGTCGCCCGCAGCCCGTGTCGCTCGCCGAACGCCTTGATGGGCCCGACGGCGGCGAGCAGCTCGCGCGTGCGTCGCGAGAAGCGTTTTTCGCGGACGATGCGGTCGATGTCGACCTGGCGGTCCATGAGATCGGCCTGCCCCGCCGAGGCCTGCGTGAGGTAGCGGAGCTCGGTGCAGCCCGCGCCGAGCACGAGGGCCGAGACCGCGACGAGGGCACGAGCGATGGCCGAAGCGTGGGCACGAGGCACCCGACCAAGATACCGCGCCTCGCCCGTGGCATCGTACCGGCATGATCCCCTCGCGCCCCTTTTCACGCCCCTTGGCCGGGCCTTGACGGCGTTCGCGCCCAAGAAGGTCTTCGGGGTCGACTTCAGCGGGGCTCGGCTCGCAGGGAAAACGGCCTTCCTCGCCACGCTCGAGCTCGGCGAACGTCCGCGGTTCACGTCTCTCGCGTCCCTCGGGGAGCGCGCCGGGAGCGACGAGCGCGACGTCGTGATGCCCTGGCTCGTCGCCGCCATTCGAGCCGAGCGCGATCTCCTCGTCGGCATCGACGCCCCGTTCTCTCTCCCTTCGGCCCTCGAGAAGGGGGCCACGTACGCCGAGGAGCTCGCCTACGTCGCGACGTTCCCCGATGCGCAGACCCTCGGCCGCACCCTCGCCGAAGAGGCCCGTGCCCGGTTCGGAAGGCCCCACGTCAGGCGTCGCACCGACGCCCTCGCGCGCACCCCGTTCGACTCGTACCACTACCGCATCGTGCACCAGACGTTCGTCGTCATGCGCGACGTGTGCCGACCTCTCTTGCATGATGCACGTACCACGCTCCTGCCCTTCGCCTACGAGGGGCTCGCGAAGGCGGATCGGGTCGTGCTCGAGACGTGCCCGAGCTCGACGCTGAAGCGGCTGGGCCTCCCGTTTCGCGGCTACAAAGACCCCGGCAAGGCGAGCCCGTCCCCCGAGAAGGTCGCTGTTCGTCGGGGCATCCTCGCGGCCATCGAGGCCCGCGCGCGTGTGCCCCGTGGGCTCGCCGAGCGCGCCATGCAGGACCCTGGAGGCGACGCGCTCGACGCGATGCTCGCGGCCCTCGGGGCGCTCGAGGGCTTCACCCGTGAGGACCATCGCGCCCTCGCCGAGGACGCGTCCCTCGTGCGCGAAGGCTGGGTCTACGCGTAACCTGGCTCGGCATGTACCGATCGTCACCCGCCCTCGCCCCTCTCGTCATCGCCGCCCTCGGCCACCGCGTCGTCGCGCTCGAGCGCCAGTCGGGCAGGCGCGTGTGGGAGTGGCAAGATCCGGACGGCACGGACTTTTCGCGCATCGAGGTCGACGCCACCGACGTGCTGGTCGGTGGGGGAGCGAAGGTCGTGCGGCTCGTGCACGCGACCGGGGCCGTGGTGTGGCGCGCGCACGTGCCGGTGCCCGTGTCGACCTGGCTCGTCGACGGGCCGCACGTGTTCCTTGGCTCCGGTGGAGAGGTCGCGTGCCTCGATCGAGAGACGGGGCGCGTGCTCTGGCACGACCCGTTCCCGGGCTACGGGCTCTCCCAAGTGGCGCTCGGCGTGGTCGGCGCGGCGAGCGACGTCGACAGGTTCTGAGCGCGAGCGGCGTTCTGCGGGAGGTCAGTCTTTTCGGCAGACGAGGGCCTTGCCGCCGTCGCGGGTCGACTCGTCCTTGCACTCGTAGTTCGCGCGGCACTCGTCGTTGCGGGTGCACTCGGGGAGGCAGACGCCGCTGTCCTTGTCGACGCAGCGCGAGCCCGTGGGGCAGTCGACGTCGCGGTTGCAGTTCACGACGCACATGCCTTGCGGGTACGAGCCGCTCGTGATGCACCGCGAGGTCGAGGCGCAGTCGGCGTTGGCCGCGCACGGGCCACCGACGGCCGTGCCCTCGGCGCCGACCCCACCTCCGCACGCGAGCACGACCGCGGAGACGAAGGCAGCGGCGAGAGCAGAGCGGAGAGGAGCATCCATGAGACAACGATACGAGACGCCGCCCGGTCTGTCGCGTGCGCATTCGTGAGCGATCTCGATGCGATGCGAGATGTAGGAGAACGTCTCTCGGTGTGGGCCGAGCCATTCGACGTAGCGACGACGGCCGCGCCTTTTCGGAGCTTGGGTTCGCGGTAAAGTAGGTCGGATGAAGCTCTCTCCGTTCGCGGTGCTCGTGTGCCTCGGGGTCGTGTCCGTCGCGGCGTGCCGCGAAGAAGAGCCGTTCGACACCGATCCCATCCAGCCCGACGGCGGCACCTCGAGCGATGGCAGCACCACCAAGACCGACTCGGGCACCCAACCCACGGACGGCGGCACGCGCCCCGACGCCTCGGACGGCGGAAGCACGCCCGCGGGTCGCCAGCTCACCGCGGGGGAGATCGAGATCCTCTCGACCCTCGCCGACGGCACCATCGTGTTCCGTCGCTACGCCGCCAAGGTGAGCCTCGAGGCCATCGCGCCCACGGGCGGCGCGCCGACGGTCATCGCCCCCGACCTCGTCCTCGAAGGCGAGGACACCGACGACGTGGTGGTCGTCATCGGCGGCGCGGTCGGCCTGTGGACGGGCGTCAACGCCGACACGGGCATCGGCAAGCTGTCCATTTGGACGAAGGCGAACGGCTTGAAAGAAGCCGCGGCGCAGTCGCCCATCTACGAGGTCGACGCGTCGAACGACGGCGCGCGCGTGGCGTTCGTCCGTCAGATGGGCGCCGACCTCCAGCTCGTGACCGCCCCGTCGACGCTCGCCGGACAGCCCACCGTCGTGCAAGACGCGCTCGGCGACGGCAGCCAGGCGAACCCGTGCCCCGCGTTCTACACGTTCGTCGCTCAGAACCTCTTCACCTCCACGTGCACCGGCGCCGGCATCACGGCCACCGCGCGGCGCACGGATCCGGCGGGCGCGCAGGTGCAGATCGACACCGGCCTCGCGCCGTACTTCCTCTCGGTCTCGGCCAACGGGGACAAGGTCTTCTCGGCGAAGCGCATCACCGCCGGTGGCACGGGTGGCGCGGCCGCGGTCTACAACGTCGGCGCGACGGTCACCGAGGTCGCCATCGAGGCGGCGGGCGTGGCCGAGGGCTCGATCTCGCGCGATGGCTCGACGGTCGTCTACCGCACGCGGCTCGGCGCGCTGAAGAAGGCGGCCACGGCGGCCCCGGTGAACGCGACCGAGCTCGCCGCGAACGGGAGCCTCATGGGCATCCTCGCCACCTCGCCCGACTCGAAGGCGGTGCTCTCGCACAAGCTCGCGCCGGGAGGGGATTTCGGCGGGCTCTACGATTTGCAGCTCTCGGGCACGGCCACGCCCGCGGCCCCCACGACGCTCGTCGCCACCGCGACCGCGATCGAGTTCGGGTTCTCGCTCGGTAGCAAGTACGCCTTCTGGGTCCCGAATCCGGCGATGCCGCAAGTGAAGGCGCGCGCCGCGGCCGGAGGGGGCGCCGACATCGATCTCGGCCCGGCCCAGGTGTTCCTCGGCAAGATCGACGGCTCCGATAAAATCGTGCTGGGCGAGAACGAACGCGAGATCACCGTCGATGGGCGCAAGGTCTCCGTGGTCGACTTCAAGCTCCGCGATCCGGCCGCTCCCGCGAGCTCCGTCGTGCTCGCTCAGGGCGCCGAGGTCGGTGGCCTCGTCATGCCCGGCGGCAAACAGCTCCTCTACACCGAGGCCGCGAAGGGCCTCTTCATCCGCGACATTCCCTGATCGTGACGGCGCGACGAGCGCCTGGCCTCGCGCGTCCCTCGGGCACATCGTCCGAGGTGACGCGCGTCGTGCTTCGATCGACGTGAGCCGCTCTCACGCGTCGGAGGTGTCAGCGCACTTCGTGCATCGCGACGGCGTCGTCCTCGGCGCTCCACGCGTACATGAGCGACGTGAAGCTCGAGAGGATCGAGAAGAACAGGAGGGCGCGCCGGAACGTCATGCCCTCTCCAAAAGCAACGGTTGGGCCATTCGTAAGTGCCCGAAACAACGATGAATGTCGGCGGTGGAGGGGCGCAGGCCCGACCGGAGAGACCAGCCGCCGCGCCCCATGATCCCGCCGATCCCACGCCTCACTTCGTGACGACCGTCACCGTGTACGGCGTGCGCCACGAGGTGGGCACGGCGACGTTCGGCCCCGCGCTCGCCTCCTCGCTGTTCGCGAGGCCTGCCTTGATCCAATACCGGCCGGGGCCGAGGCTCGTCGTGCAGGTCGTGAACGCCTCCTTCGTCTCCGTTCCGGGCATCTCGACGCCGAAGTTGGGATCGTCGCACCGGACGACCTCGTCCTTCGCGTCGCGGAGCTGGAAGTACGCGGTGCTCTCACCCGGGATCGCGATCGACAGAGACACCTTCTTCGCCTCGGTCAGCTCGAACGTGTACCAGTCGTCGCCGCTCGGACCGACGAGCCGGCTGTCGTTCGGCCCGATCCCCGCGTGGAGGTAGGCCGTGATCGCGCGATCGGTGGGGATGCGCTTGGCCGCCGCGCGTGAGTCGTTGCCCTCGTAACAATCGACGAGCGCCTCGTACTTCGCCTCGACGCCGTAGCCGTTCGGTTTGTCGGCCCTGAAATCGAGCGGCGTGAGACGGAGCTCGTAGGCCTTCCCTCCCGCGAGGCGCGCCGTGTACGACGCCGTGCCGTCCGCGGCTACGTCGGCCTCGGTGCGTTGCTCCGACGCCTTGTCACCCTCGAGCAACCAGACGCCCACCTCGAACGGTTGGGACGTGGCCTTCATCGTGATCGTGAGCAGCCCGCCGCCCGCGTCGGTCGGAGGCAACGCAATCTTCACCACGTCCTCGGCGGACGCAAACTGGCCGGATTTGCTCGTGTCCAGCTTGGCGGGGGTGTACTCGGTGCACTCGCCGCGGTCGGTGGTCGCGCCGGAGTCCGCGGCGGTCACGTCGGGCGAGGCCGAAGCGTCGGACGCGCCGCCGGTCGTCGTGACGGTGCAGCCGCCGTAGGCGAACGGGGCGAGGGCCATGAGCGAAGAGGCGAAGACGAGCGTCGTGAGGGAAGCGCGGCGTAAGGTCACTGTGGGGCTCCTTCGTGAAGGCGAGGCGTGGCTCGCGAGCCTCGAACCCTAAGGAGCCCGCGCGCATCGTCGCTACCCACCCGGGGGGGTAGCCCGCGGTGGCTCGAGGCCGCGGACGTGAGCTCAGCCTCGCCGCGGGAGATGGCGCCGGAGGTCGAAGGTGAGCGCGCGCGCCTGCGTGTCCAGCGTGGTCGCGAGCTCGGACGCGCTGTTCACGCCGAGGCGGACGTAGAGGCTCTTCTGGTACGATTTCAGCGTGGACGCGCTCACGCCGAGCTTCTCTCGGATGGTGTGCGCAGGCTCGTTTTGCCAGATGGCCAGGGCGAGCCGCTGCTGTTGCGTCGAGAGCCCCGCGAGGTGGAGCGCCGTGCGTACGCGGAGCCCGCGGCTCATCTCGAGCGAGAGCTGCACCCCGAAGTGGTCTCCGCCGTCGGTCTCCCCGTCGGCCGCGAGGCCATAGGCGCGCATGCGGAGCCTGCCTCCGGCGAGCGGCAGCGTGAGCGTCGGGACGATCCCCTTCCCACGTCGAGCGGCGTCGAGCATGGCGCCGAGCGCGCGGCAGGCTTCGGGGAGGTGAGAGGGTCTGTCCATGAGGCGACCTCGTTCGGGGCCGGCGGACGCGTCCTCGAGCCACGCGCGCGCGCCCGGCGACGCCCACACGACGAGGCCCGACCGCTTCACCACGAGCAGGCCGCTGTCGACCTCGTCGTACTCCAAGAGCCCGCGCGACTCCTCTCGTGACGCGGCGCCGCGGTGGGCCGCGAACGCGTGCACGAGCCAAGGGTAGAGCTCGGCGGCGATGTCGACGTCGGCCTGTCGGAAGCGCGGGGCGCGCAGCTCTCGGAAAATCCCCAGGATACCCAGCGGGCCGCCGCGATCGC includes these proteins:
- a CDS encoding ketopantoate reductase family protein, whose amino-acid sequence is MRVRILGAGAIGTTFAHRLARAGAQVTLVARGPRLEALRRAAGAIVTRDGLEARVTVSTEVDEPSVSDDALIVAVRAQSLEAALPIAARSRAPLVAFVVNAVGPLDAARRAAGAARGAWVFPAIVASLDDDGILDAHVVPRALRFAQITTVGALGSDDPLGLSELEATLEAAGIPTARAHDIEAWLTTHAAFMAPLMAAGALAGPRGLTGDDARLVARAMHAGLAIAREGFAIEPSTLDLVARTPVALLARTVAAAFRLPATRRALSAKENRAEAKTLLAALAALGHGSSAGDLDALRARLDL
- a CDS encoding AAA family ATPase, producing the protein MGHLLSVTKKPGMPTEGAFPWSVPAVRAFERLELSPGVTFFVGENGSGKSTLLEAIALAAEIPGLAPAPPEADVTLAKQLELARYLRLAWTARSRRGLYLRAESYYLALHAQARNEARVLRERVQAENPAWMPARVPLPGEAVHVDELSAEPYFAAMDARSHGESFLGTLERKVSGPGLYLLDEPESPLSPKRQITLLKHLRAAVRGGSQIVIATHSPILLALPGAKIVSFDTVPPSVVAYEDLEHVKVVRDFLRDPAAALEE
- a CDS encoding PQQ-binding-like beta-propeller repeat protein, coding for MYRSSPALAPLVIAALGHRVVALERQSGRRVWEWQDPDGTDFSRIEVDATDVLVGGGAKVVRLVHATGAVVWRAHVPVPVSTWLVDGPHVFLGSGGEVACLDRETGRVLWHDPFPGYGLSQVALGVVGAASDVDRF
- a CDS encoding DUF429 domain-containing protein encodes the protein MTAFAPKKVFGVDFSGARLAGKTAFLATLELGERPRFTSLASLGERAGSDERDVVMPWLVAAIRAERDLLVGIDAPFSLPSALEKGATYAEELAYVATFPDAQTLGRTLAEEARARFGRPHVRRRTDALARTPFDSYHYRIVHQTFVVMRDVCRPLLHDARTTLLPFAYEGLAKADRVVLETCPSSTLKRLGLPFRGYKDPGKASPSPEKVAVRRGILAAIEARARVPRGLAERAMQDPGGDALDAMLAALGALEGFTREDHRALAEDASLVREGWVYA
- a CDS encoding aminopeptidase, with translation MPRAHASAIARALVAVSALVLGAGCTELRYLTQASAGQADLMDRQVDIDRIVREKRFSRRTRELLAAVGPIKAFGERHGLRATESYRTYVHLERDAVVWVVSACEPLSFLSKTWSFPITGSITYLGWFKKDEARAYATELAHEGWDVDMRPAPAYSTLGFFDDPVISTMFVEGDAALGELADTILHESLHATYFVPGQSTLNESVASFVGEHLARVFLTEARGPSSSELRAYDELEAFIDERGAKMSAAYKELEGIYASRATPAEKLAKKLDVLTKLREATHARRELTNASLVQYETYGSGQKELEALFATCGASWPRFMKTLVAAKPTFQKARPHEDPARLLAPVVAGGCAK